In Triplophysa rosa linkage group LG7, Trosa_1v2, whole genome shotgun sequence, the following proteins share a genomic window:
- the atp1b1a gene encoding sodium/potassium-transporting ATPase subunit beta-1a, protein MSANKDGDGGWKTFIWNSEKKEFLGRTGASWFKIFIFYVIFYGCLAGIFIGTIQALLLTLSNYKPTYQDRVAPPGLSHNPRSEKAEFTFSMSDENSYKGYIENIDKFLLPYGSEKQIDQLKFEDCGVVPRTYTNRGDVESDDGIRKACRFDRSMLRDCSGSSDKTYGFKEGKPCLIVKLNRIVNFRPRAPANNDSLPVPIHANYQGNLIPIHCSAKRDEEADKLGPIEYMGMGAGFPLQYYPYYGKLLQPQYLQPLVAIKFQNITKDFEMRIECKVFGENIHYSEKDRSQGRFDIKMLIKS, encoded by the exons ATGTCTGCAAATAAAGATGGTGATGGTGGATGGAAGACCTTTATCTGGAATTCAGAAAAGAAGGAATTTTTAGGACGCACAGGCGCCAGTTGGT TCAAAATCTTCATCTTCTATGTAATCTTCTATGGCTGCTTGGCTGGAATATTCATTGGCACCATCCAGGCCTTGCTTTTGACTCTCAGCAACTACAAGCCCACATACCAGGACAGGGTGGCACCCCCAG GTCTATCACACAACCCGCGCTCGGAAAAAGCAGAATTCACCTTCTCCATGAGTGACGAGAATAGTTACAAGGGATACATAGAAAATATTGACAAGTTTCTGTTGCCGTACGGCAGTGAGAAACAGATCGATCAACTAAAGTTTGAGGATTGTGGAG TCGTACCCAGAACCTACACGAATCGCGGAGATGTGGAGAGCGACGATGGCATCAGGAAGGCTTGCCGTTTCGATAGGTCCATGCTAAGAGACTGCTCAGGCTCATCGGACAAAACCTATGGCTTTAAAGAAGGCAAACCCTGTCTCATTGTTAAACTCAATAGAATTGTCAACTTCAGGCCTCGG GCTCCAGCTAACAATGACAGTCTTCCTGTGCCAATCCACGCAAACTATCAAGGCAATCTGATTCCAATCCATTGCTCAGCCAAG AGAGACGAGGAAGCAGATAAGCTCGGACCGATCGAATACATGGGAATGGGTGCTGGTTTCCCTCTCCAGTATTATCCTTACTACGGCAAGCTGCTACAGCCGCAGTACCTCCAACCTCTCGTGGCCATCAAGTTTCAGAACATCACCAAGGATTTCGAGATGCGCATCGAGTGCAAAGTATTCGGAGAAAACATTCACTACAGTGAGAAAGACCGTTCTCAGGGACGCTTTGACATCAAAATGCTGATCAAGTCATGA